A segment of the Mercurialis annua linkage group LG4, ddMerAnnu1.2, whole genome shotgun sequence genome:
GCTGTTTCACTCGTTTTGACAGctgtttgacattttttttgcttttttttgcTATTTGAGTAAGACATGTGTCTCTTATTTAGTGGTTAGGTATAAAATGTaaactttttaagtttttatgtGCTAGTGTAATAAATGAGCTTAGTTagcatttttgtaaactttattaattttttatatagttttgtAATCTTCTCTAAAATAAAAGAGGGGAAACGGCGAAAGGGTGAACTTGGGCTTTAGGCCCCAAATTCACTCAGATGATAAAGTCAGTGGAATATCAATTTTTGTTGTAATAAATGCGTCTCCGTTAAAGAGTCAAGCTTTTACCCTTTATAGGTTTTTCTGTGTGGCCTTTCACTTTTCAGCGATGTGAGACTTTTGGGTTTTTTGGTGTTCCATCAATTCCTAAAAAAACCAACCCTCAATTTGTTGTTGAGTTTAGACCTATAAGCTTATGCTCAATTTATTATAAGATCATCCCAAAAAATTTAACCGATAGGTTGCAACATGTTATTCTTTCTATACTATCACCTATTCAAAATGCTTTCACTAAGGGTAGAGCCATCTCAGACAATATTTTGTTGGTGCATGAAGTCCTGCATTCTCGTAAGACAAATTTTAGTGTTAATGCCCACTTTATGGCTCTAAAATTAGATGTAAGTAGAGCTTATGCTAGATTGGAATGGTCGTTTATCGAAGCCATGCTTTATAAATGGGGTTTTTCCTCTCAGTTTATTAATTGGATTATGCAACGTGTTATAACTGTTCCCTACTCTTTACGTATCAATGGAGTGAATCCTGGTATTTTTCAAACCAACCCATGGATTAAGATAAGTGGACCTTTTATTGCCATTATTATATGTCCTATGTTCAGAAGGACTTACACATATCCTACATTCTATTTCTTTATCCAAACAGTTATTAACCCTCACTACCTAACTATTACCAATTTATTGTTTGCGGATGATACAATCATATTCTCTTAAGCTACACTATCAGAAATCTCATCTATTCAAAATCTTTTTCAAGCTTATGGTCAATGAGTGGGCAGTTTATCAATTTTAGTTAGTAAGTAGTGTTTTTTAGTCGTAATGTCAATGAAAACCAGCATCAACTTTTCTCAAATCTTTTAGGTATCTCTTAGCATACTCCTCAAGGTAAATACTTAGATCTATCTTTTCAATTTATGAGATCAACGAATATGACTTTTGCTGGGATTATATCTCAAATTGCCACAAAATTTCAAGGATGGAAGAAATCCTTCTTGTCTTCAGCCGGTAAAGAAAATTTAATCAAAGATGTTACTACGGCACTCCCTATCTATGCAATGATGTGTTTATGCTACCTAAATCTCTTTGCCATCATACAACTCATCTTGTGAGACAATTTTGGTGGGTGAATAGAATGAGAAAAGGAAAATGTATTGGATAGATTGGGAAAATGTGTCGTAGTAAGTGGGAAGAAGGATTAGGGTTTAAAGACTTAGAAGCATTTAATCATGCTTTACTTGCTTAACAAGTATGGCATATTCTTCAAAACACTAATTCGATGATGTTCCAAGTTTACaaaggaaaatattttaaatcaagTTCCTTTGCTACTGTTGCTCTAGGAAGGCTTCCATCTTGGGGCTGGCGTAGCCTCCGTTGGGGATATCGTCTCCTACATACAGGCCTACTATGGAGGGTTTCTAATGGATGATCCATTCATTGTTTCATAGACCTTTGGATTCCATATGATTTTCCTTTCCTCCTAGCTAATGCCCTCAATTCAGGAAATCTAAAATGGTAGAAGAATTTATAGACCCTGTGACTAGAACCTGGAAGCAGGATAGTGTTCAGGAATATTTTTAGCAGGCATATGTGGAAAAACTTATGTCTATCCCTTTGTTCTATTGGCCACATCACGATAAGTTACTCTAGAGCTATTATCCTTCAGGTCAGCACTCTGTTAAATCAGGGTATTATGTTGCTTTCCATCAAAGATACATGGACTTCTCCTCCTTAGTTCCATCCATGAAAAAAAAGGATTGGCAATTTCTATCGAATATTAAAATTTCCCataaaataatcatatttttatgGAGGTGCCTTCATGATGGTCTTCCTTCCGCATCTAATCTAAATGTTAGACTTCACCTGAATCTTCGATGTGCTTTTTGTCATCAAGAGGAGACATTAATCCATATTATGTTTCATATCCATCGGTCCAAAGAATTTTGGtttgcattttattttagttttcgTTCAAACTGGGATGACATACCTACCTTTGTTGGCTTATGGACTAATATCTTATGCGTCTATCTGTTTTGGCAATAACTCCTTAATTAAGCTTTTCTGTTTTCATCTCCGGTATATTTGAAAAGCGAGAGATTCCCGTCTTCAAGCATCACATTAAGCATTAAACCACAACAAGAGTTCCAAAACAGTATTAAAATCCAAACGGACTTAACTACAAGCTGCACTAACCAAAATAAATTGCATTTTTCTAATGCATGGACAAATTTAGATACTGTTTAAGGTACGTATGATGCAGCGGTAGCTGACCATCATAAATTTGGAGCTGTTGGGATCATTGCCAAGAACCTTCAATTTAGAGCGGTTTCCAAGTTCTCGATAATTTTCCGTCATATTTGAGATCCGGGTATTTTAGAGCTATTAGCACTAAGGGAAGCTTTAAATTAGGCTCGAAGTAATGATTGGAAAAAGTTAGTTTCAAAGATGGTGCCATTCAAGTTTCTTCAACAATTAATTCAGGGATATGTATCAATATATTATGGCAGATATTTGTGCCGATATCTGACATCTTCGTCGATTTTTTGATTCAGCAGAATTTCAATACATTCCTCGAAGATTGCATAAGGAGGCGTACAATTGGGCTCAACAAACAAAATCTTCCTATATAAATGTGTTTCGCTAAGGGTGTTTTAGGATCTTCTTTCAAGTTTTGTATCTTCTCTCTATCTATAGATAAAAAAAGGCTAACATTCTAGAATTAGAAAATGCTAGATAATTCTAGGTAAGTGGAGAAAGTTGAGGAGTAGTTGGTAACTTTTAACACTTTGCATATCaatatgaaaagaaaaacaatgctCTTCCATTTTAATTAGCTTGaaagattttttatttgaataaaacTAAACGAAAAAAGggcataaaatatttttttattttttgataattgggggaggggggagcgcttgtgggaggaattgaacccacgaccttgacaATCAGCGcttattaaaaatgaattaacaAAATGGCATTGTTAGCAAAGCGGTCTATGTAGAATGTTCTCCATCTATACTTTAGAGAATAAGTAATTCAacaaaaattatgtttaattgtTACTCTTCTTGTAAAATGATCAAACTTTGGACTGGACAAGCTGAATATGTTTGATTAGCGGAGCATCTTCCTTATCTGGTTGTATAAAAATTTGAGtgttgtttgattttatttgctTATCAGCTTCAACTGCCCAGCTGTACACAACCATCCCAGCAACAGCAACACCCATTCCTATTATATTCTTCAATGTGAGTTGTGAATCAAAGAGTATCCACCCCAATATAAGCACACATACAGTTTTCATGTGTCCTAAAACCTGAAAGGACACTGCTGAGAAACGCCCTATGCACAAATACTGACTCACATTGCAGAATACAGCCAACCCGCATGATACTATTATGAAAATCTgcaaaataaatatcaaaaatattgatCAATTTGTATCTGTAAATTATATCAAGGAATGGTATTCATCTTTAAAGGGCTATTGAATGTCCAATATTGGCTTGagtgtttataattttattaatattttccagTTAAGATCATCCTTACATGACAAATTTGCTCTAGAAATACATTATTGTATAAGCTCTCATTCTTAAAGTCGATTTTAGAAAAACATTATTGCATAAGCTCTCTAGCAGATTTTAAGAATATATTTCGTGTATGATATTAAAATGATCCAAATTAAAGTTTAGATATCAAGAGTGATTTTATAACGGGAACATACAGGTTGATTGGGCCGGATTAATTGGAAACCAGCTAGTTGTCTCATCCGGTTATATCAAAATTTTAGAGTTAAAAATCGATTTAAAACCGGATTGAAGCAAAAAATCCTATTCAACTCTAAAACTCTGCCGATTCGTTTTCTgaaaaatttgttaaaaacTATTCGATTTTTGAAAAAGTGGTGTGAATAGGGGGCACATATTCATTTTTTGTCCTGCTTTTTGTCCTTAATTTTGGGGTAAAATAAgagattattttttaaaagcaacagatattttataaaagtaagTGTCTTTAAAATATGATAGAtagattcaatttaaaaaaaaaaagcgaaaagtataaaaaaaatcctcGAAATCTTtacaaaagtataaattagcccttttatttttttagggtataattaaaccctttttatttttaaatagaacaaataatcCCTTTCCATAAACACTCGTTAAGAATTCAGTAAGAAAAAGTGGTATAGTGACAGGGAAAAAATACTATAGAATTAGCTCTACAGTAGGGCATAGGGCATGAGtttgtaaatttatattatataatttttaatttaatgaaatttgtattttatattacataatttttaatttaatgattattagTTATTAATATTAAAGAGTTTTTGAGTTGCGCTTGTTGAACCAATCGAATCATAAACTACTGATGTATCCGGTTTGCTCTCCACTCTGATTGTGAACATAATGCAGTGTAGAATTGATATAAACATTGAACtaatcaaacaaaaaagaaaatgcaATTAAAGCACTTACAAATGCAGCAGGCGAAAATGCATAATCTGAGACCAGTTTTCCAGTTAAACAGTAGTCTACAAATGGACCTGTAACCAGTAGAGAAAGTGCTTGTATTGGAGCTGTCTTGCTTAGCAGTTCAAACGATCCGATGGAGTACTTGGTTTGCAAGGACCCAATTGACTGTTCCACAAATACAATCCACAATAAAACAATTGAAGTCATGTTTGTGCAACTTAATTTATACAGAAAAAAACTCACAATTTGTTGCAAAGACGAGGAGAAGATGGCGACGGCAGCGGAGATGAAGCCGTTGGCAGTAACTTTGACATCAGTAACAGTGCAGACTCCGACTCCTACAACAACTACAAACACAGCAATCTTCACTTGCCTCGAATACTGCTTTCCATGAACCATCCATTCCATTACACAAACCACAGGAATCATACTCAACTTGGAAATCTACACACAGACACACACACAGACACACACGGTTATTAATTGTGTTAATTTCTTTTGAAAGAAGCAATACAAGTATGAAGTAATTACCTGATAGAAGCCAACAGAGTTGAGCATGAGGCTCAAGTTCATCCCCGTGACCGACACATTTGCAACAATTGAGAACCAAATAAGTTCCCACATCGGAACATGCTTTGACACAGAATATCCACTCGCATTTGACACCAACCCAACCAATGCAGTTACACAAAAGTGTAGCCCTGTTAATGTAGTTGCTGCCCAAGTAAAAAACATAAATCTCATCAGATTCATATCTAATATATTTCATCTCTGTTATAGGTGCAGCGGCGTAGCCAGAAATCGAAATTAAGAGGggcaaaatagaaaaaaaattcatatgatatatataatctaatttttttatataattaagggGGTCAATATgtattaattatctaaataacaaattaaattttaaaaaaattacttgagaaatttgtaattttggaaaaataagAGAGGAAAATACACCTCTTATCCACAACGTGGCTCCGCCAATGTATAGGAGAATTCGACAAAAATGATTTAATGTATCCTATTTTGTACTTTAAAATGccccattttaaaagttttatttctaatttataatttaactatAATTTGGAATTTATAAAAAgtcttaatatttattttccaaaaaaGTTATTgcattataatataataatttgtttCAACATTTATCAAATTACAGTATATATGATTTGTTATATTCCAGAAAGAGTGAAAAGTTATATAGTTGCTTAACATACAACATTATTTGTCTtctaaagaaaaattatatgaTTATTGGTTACTGCTTATGGttagataattttaaatatactcAAACTCTTTGATTGGTGTAATTGTAATTCTTATTTGTTCCTCCCATATCTCttctaactaattaaaaatctcAAATGAAGTTAAGATGAGATAACAATCTAGCATGAAAAGATCTATACTGAAGTTAGAGGGTGTTTGATTTGTCAAAAATAATAGAAATGAACAATTTTATTGTGTCTgttcattttatcaaaaatcaacAAACAAAATGAGTAGAAATCTAACTATTATCTCTTACACCTATGAAAATAGCGGTGAGCTCAGGTCGGTTCAGTGTGTAAATATTCAGAATCAAATCGAACCATccttatgaaataaaaaataaagttctgGTTCGATAAAACGAAAAACACAAAtaaagtttagttttttttatttaatttggttaaccgaaatttaaaaccaaatcagAATCGAAATCGCAATGTTTGAAAATTGTAAACCAAATTGAACCATTTTAACCAATTTTACCTATCCACTCCcaatttcggtttggttcggttttatgGTTTGATTTGATGTTGTGGTTTGGTTCGCTTTTATAGTTTGATTTGATATTGTGGTTTGGTTCGCTTTTATAGTTTGATTTGATAttgtggtttggttcggtttttgctcatcTTACTTGAAATTAACTTTTCATTCTTATggggataaaattaaaatttaattaaatattttattagtgaataaataatacataattatacgaaaattcaaaattaatgaccaaattttaaattacaaaaaattgaaattaaaaatttaaaatatatattttttattttatgatattttatactaatgaaaaaataaataaaattaaaattcatttatagaAGTATATTTTTCGTTCTAACTGAACCAAACCGaattattttttccaaaacaaactaaaagttcaaggatttaaattttttcaaatcgAACAGGACTAGTCGTTTGTTCGATATTAgattgatttttataattatcaaaTCGACCGGCAACGGAAAATCAtggttttttaaattaaaaaaatcgtcATTtgccaaaaacaaaattatcaaatcGAACCTAAccaaaccattttttttaaatcgaactaaactaaaaattaagaaTGTAAATTTTCCAAATCGATTTGGACTCGTCGGCACAGTTTGGTTTTCAATTTTATTGATTATTGGTTCAGATAATTTATAACTTCAAAAAGAGTTATAATACCCAAAACCAAACGGAGCtgaaaatccaaatttttataaaattaaatcaaaccaaatttgtctgcttttttagtttggtttaatTATTCCAGATTGGTTTATATTAAACTTAACTGGAAAACAGATTATGTCCAAAACCAAACCTAATTAAAAAGCCGATTTTTTGTAATATGAAACTAACTAAATTGAACTAagtccatttttttattttttagaaccGAATCGAATCGTACCGAATTAAAATTCAACTCAAAAGTTATgtttaaaatcaaacgaaacTAAGAAATGAACTATTATATAATATCAAACAGAACCAAATATTGTACGGCGTTGAGACATTTATTCTCATTTTCATTCGTATACTAGTTTATAGAAACAACCAAACAATATACGCAAAactatcatatttttttttattattcaaatgtaGGAAAACAAGAAACGAAAGGAAGAAGAGCACATACCGAAAGTGAAATGAAGAGCAGTAGGGGACATGAGTTGCTTGTTAGCCATAATGATACCAATGGAGCTTATAATGTTGATAGACCAAGCTCCAGCATCTGAAATAGAGGATGATGATTTTTTCTCCTCCATAGAATTTctgttttaaaacataaaaacaatgAAATGATAAGAAGATTTATTATATACATTTTGATTGTTTGTCCATTTCTCAGCAAAGTAAACCCCATGTTACCTACACGTTCCCATTTAAGTGAGCTTCACATAATCTTTCCCTTTTCTCAACTCTTAAGTTCCTTCTTTCTTACtatttctcttcttcttttttaatatttctgcATCAATCCCCACATATTTGGTTGTAAGATTCAAAGCTCCATTTGAATccaattgagtttacattacAGAGCTCCAACTTGAACTCCAGTTGCTAGAATTATTGAGCTTTGAGCTCAACTTGGTTCCACATATGAaatctataacatatataaaagtaTATTAGCATAAGAACACTTTTATTCATGGATAAAATACCCTCTTCATAATTTATAGActtttaactataaaaaaatcttCTATAATTCTAATCAACCTCTAACATTTCCATAGAAATAAAAGTCCTCTATgtcttttttattataaattttttctaaACATAATCAACCAATTAGAAATATTTCCTAATCATAATCACATATACAACatcataatttttgaattaCATCAagtctttttatatattttagctGGCTTAATACATCGGTTAACTCCAAAATTTGTTTAACctctaaatttaatatttgaccTATCGAACCTCTAAACTCGTTAGATTATCTTTCTTAACCCCCTCAAACGAAGATTGGGTCTCAAATGCACTGACGTGGAGAAAAATCTTTAACTGAACTGTCAGTACGATTGCCAAATCACCAATTATATAAGGCTTAATATATTGTTTAACCCCTGAATTTGTACCAATGATATCGTTTAAATGATATTGTTTAAATGATATcgtttattttgtatatattacaagttttaataaaactttaataaaaaatagttattctttatttcataattattttcatttactttaattttttttaatttttttaatttgcaaCTGCAACGGATGGGATGAGATCCGAAGATCAGGTTAGAGGCGGCTTAAATGGCTAGCAAAACTATTATATTGTATTGTTAAATATAGTcttcatataataaaaaataaattgaaaataatatacataaataagctatgataatcataaaataaatatttaataaactgaaaataaatgttatataagaaaataataaactaaaataaatattagattaaatagtaataattattaaataaggtATAACTATTTTTCATTAGAATTTTATTAGAAATGATAAtgtatacaaaataaatacaaaataaacgatatatttaaaaaaaaaaactagtatgCAAAGGATGGAAAAGAAATAAGtattttgtataaataattatcaaaaaaaatattttgtataaatatattttattaataattattaattaaattaaatacattttaaagatgaaatataaattaaaataaatttaagggttaattgcaaatttatacacgaactttaccctaatttacaattacaacataaactttgaaacttggcaatgttagtaaccaactttacacttttggcaaatcgatacaccaaacacgaaaaacactaacgtggacattgtaatataccgccatgtgtcgttgcatgattggtcggtgtaccaatttgccaaaaaatgaaagttggttattgacattgtcaagtttcaaaatttatgttgtaattgcaaattagggtaaagttcgtgtatgcatTTGTAATTAACCTTAAATTTAAAACTTACAAGTTTAGAGGGTAAGAAGGATAATCTTATGAGTTTAGAGGGAGAAATATAAATGAGTACAAGTTCAGGAGTCAAACGATGTATTAATTTTCTCCACCTAAGCTTTGATATCTGCCCTATCGTGCTCGTTTTTGTTTAAACGCAGACGTCAAAGTCAGGTGGAGGAGGAGAgcttaaacatttataaaattatcaaattcggAGGTCAAAATGGATTATTCGACAAATTAAGCGGTTCGATATGTCAAACGTTAAATTTAGAGGTTAGATAGGTAAAAGGATAAAAGTTGAAGgatcaaactatgtattaagcctattTTAGCTTATTTACATTAttgctttaattttttattttttattttttatttttcatttctatatttaataattttaaaaaatgaatgacgataaatataaaaagagaaaatcgcgtgtaaatatttcaaatataaatcacgataaatataaaaattaaaaaatcactgtaaacacctattttccgaacaggtaaaaagtgataagggactgaagcgtccaatgatgatttctagagaaattCGTCCGGGTGACGACCTTGTGATCCGCTTAGTTGGATTCAAGCTAGCCAGATGCGTGCGTAAATGCAAATTTGATGGATTGAAACGTAATTAGCTGCAAATAGTCaacaaaaatccaaagagattgtgatATAAGTGTAGAAATTTAACTAATTGAAAtatcttaaaagtttatggACTAATTTGTAAGTTTACCGGACaaaaattgaccatacccaaacgTTTGAAGCCCTAGAGGTCATTTATGATACTTCtaggcaccaaaatagacttttagtGCCCCTTGACTTAACATGCATGCTAAAATccgaattttaattattttatcctaataataatagtaaaatcTAATCCTATAACTCCATCACTTCATACTCTATCACCTTTCTTGTATATCTACAAATTAATGTAGTTAATAGAAACCTAAATTACCTTAGACTTTAggaaccctaaccctaatttcACCTCTAAAAATACTACTATTAATTCATCTAGTCAAAGGTCGgaccaaaaacataaaaaatgcaACCCCTAGCCCTAGGAATTTAGTGGTGGCCGAACTCCCCCTCCTCAGACACACACTAACAAAATCCAGTATAGAATCGAGCTAAGTACGCTTTAATTACTCAAGAACGCATTGTTATACAAAGTTCATCGGAACAAtccggaaaaacacggggtattacacaatGTGTTATACTGCATGTTTAGTTGATTTCTAGTCTTTTTTCTATAAACCTACCATAATTGTCATCACTATTAATTTTGATGTTCTCGCCATGATTGCCATGAAAACTGATTAGAAACATGCTATTAAGATGCTtcatctttgtttttttttttcattcactTGGATCTCTTCCGTTCCGTCGATTTTGTCTGAATACTCCTTTTCTTCCGAAAAAAGGTTAACATGTTTTATAATTCATATCCAATTTCTGTTTGATTTTGATGTTTAGAATGCATGTTAGGACGTGTTTTACGCTTTTATGCCATGAACGTTTTCTTGCTAAAATTGCTATGATTTCACATCAAACCCATgtttttagttgatttaatgTGTTTTTACAACTGTATATCGGTTCCAGTATATGtcaatgtattttttttgttcgtTTTATGCGTTTTTGAgtgtttttgcatgaaaacAGAACC
Coding sequences within it:
- the LOC126678050 gene encoding UDP-rhamnose/UDP-galactose transporter 3-like, producing the protein MEEKKSSSSISDAGAWSINIISSIGIIMANKQLMSPTALHFTFATTLTGLHFCVTALVGLVSNASGYSVSKHVPMWELIWFSIVANVSVTGMNLSLMLNSVGFYQISKLSMIPVVCVMEWMVHGKQYSRQVKIAVFVVVVGVGVCTVTDVKVTANGFISAAVAIFSSSLQQISIGSLQTKYSIGSFELLSKTAPIQALSLLVTGPFVDYCLTGKLVSDYAFSPAAFIFIIVSCGLAVFCNVSQYLCIGRFSAVSFQVLGHMKTVCVLILGWILFDSQLTLKNIIGMGVAVAGMVVYSWAVEADKQIKSNNTQIFIQPDKEDAPLIKHIQLVQSKV